TGACAGTGAAATCAGGACCCCCGGTGTAGCAACACAACAGGTCTGATTTCTCTGATTGCTTTTTACGGTCTTAGgctcctgtgtctgtgtgtgtgtgtgtgtgtgtgtgtgtgtgtgtgtgtgtgtgtgtgcgcctgttTGATAACACTGATGAATGGGTGTGTTGTCCCTTCATTCATTAAACTAAGTGGTATTCAGCTGCTACTGTAGGTCTGTGTGAAGCCATGCCTATCCTATACAATGTCATCCTATCATTCAACACTATAAACGTTTTGTAACAGCCTTGACTCCTTATCCTGTTACCCTTCATCCACAATATGTGAATCAACAGGGAAAAGACTCAAACTGTACTGAATATGGCCATATAGTCAACTACTGAGTGTTACAGGCCTATTAATTCAGTTTAGTTAATTCAGCATCTTCTATGTTGTGCAAGGACTAAAAACTAAGGACTGTCACTGGTAGATAAGTTCTACCTATAAGGCCCACAGGGAGCTGTACAGTCTGACaacagcaggaaggaaggacctgTGGTAACTCTGTGTTAATGTGCACAGCTGTAGAAAATATGCAAAACTCTACTATTACGTGTGTGCATGTAACATTCTGGACACATTAAGTTTGGATTTTGCtgacaattaaaaaacaaacaaatgggaACAGCTGGAATAGGAGCAGCAAACAGAAGTCAAGTGTTCTTCATtggatttaacatttaatatggTCAAATCCTGACCCCTGGTGTTCATAGTAAAGAATACATTTTCATTGAAAACAGCAAAGGCACAAAAATATGGTAGTTatggtccatccatccattatctttacacacttattcctatttagggtcacagggttCTGCTGGAGCCCAGGTATGGTAAATGATACTGGAAATGAGTTTTTGTCAGAAATGACAACTGTTGCTACCAGATTTGATCAGCCACTGCTTTGAATTGTAAGCAAATATTAAGTATTAAAGCCGtttctgatcattttaaaatcacGTATCCATGATGTGATACTTAAAGTGAGTGTCAGGTTCTCTTGCTGTTGTGCAAATCCCCACTTGAAAGGGCATGAAGAGTTTTAAACTGGACGTCACTCACAATGACCAgccttctttttgttttagtgctTTTATTGGTTGACTATTAGTCAGAGTTGAAGGTAAAGAAccttaaagacaaaaaaattgtaacatacattttacaataaattaaattagttctcaaataaattaaatgtgtagCTATACACAAGAATGAGCATTAGTGAATCAGTATATTTACAAAACTATAGAGCTGAATAGTTTAGTAAAGTTTAGTGcttatttaacaaaaatgaattttaaagcttttaaacTTAGaatttttcagacattttagtAGCTGTAGATTTTAACTTAAATTTTAGCAGATCCAATCAGATAAGATTAGGTTTAGATTAACCATTTTGACAGGAGTTTACTCAGTGAGCTACATTTTAAACCAAAGTTGCTTAAGAATACTCAAACAAGTAGTAAGCAAAAGTGTGACACCATATCAGACACAGGATAGCACACTCAGATCTTTACCAGCTGTCTCTTCAGGAGTTGTTGAGTGGCTATTTTTGCActgcaaaaatgttaaaaggtTTAGGTGCTTCTATGTACTGTGATACCAAGTCCCTGTCTGCTTTTGCATTGAGGCTTGTTCTTTATTTTAAGTGTACTTGGTGCCTGCAGTGATTGTTGGATTACTCCCACCTGGTGCCTACAGGCACtcaggcaggaggaggagcaatCAGGCAGTTTGCCAGAACAGTGTCAAAAAGTGtttctggaggttttttctttctccagctTCATGTTACCAAGAACAAAACCTTTGCATCTTCACCAGCTGATGATCCATGTAGCCACATAAATAAAAGAGCAGCATTGTGTCCTTATTGTTGCACTTATGAAAACTTTTAGTGCGAAAGGGAGATCTGAAATACTGAACTGTCTGCGTATTTTATTATCTTTGCAAAGAGTCAATACAGAGTTCAAGGCCGCCTGTGGGGGTGTGAACACAACTCTAAGGGCACAGTGAGCTTAGCAGGATGGATGCTGCAACTCCCTCATTTCTGTTTGAGCTAGAAGCAGTTGGAGCCACCCTCCCTAGCTGATGGCACACAGTAAATCAGTGAGCGCAAACTGAAGATATGTGTCAGTTCCAAGTCAAGGTGTTCAAGATAAAAATgcgaaacaaaaacaagcagttTCAACAAAGTTCATTCGAAAAAATCTCCCGTTGCCCTTCTCCATTTTGAATACTCattaacacataaataaaacttaaaaattacttaaaatgactaaaaacacCTCATTAGTATGGTTTTAGCTTAAGTCATCAATAAGTGTACAACAGAggatttgctgtttgtttgtgaaatAGATTTATCATCTACTCTGATTATTAACAACCCCAAAGAGCTAAAATGACTATAGCAATGATAACTCTAGTGAGCATAACAAGACCTTTCATCGTCAAAAATACTGTCAAACCAAATGCTGGTGTCAACACCTGAGTTCTCTGCCAGTTTATCTCAGCCCCTCCAGAGAAACTGAGCCATCAGGTGCTGCGTTAATAGTGATCAAGTGCAGCATGAGTCAGCAAACGTAACACAACCACCTCCCTTGTTAGCCGGTAGCATGTCTACAACCATTGTGTTTTCCATGCCATAATCAACGGATTTGTTGTCTTCCCTTCACTGAACCTTCATGCTCTGTAATTTCTGACTACTGTCAGGGCCACAAAAGGCCTGTTCCTCATCTTCACTCCTCTGGGTCTGGTTTGCCTCGCAAGCTCAGTTTGACAAAGGCCAACTGAGAAATGAATAGTTTCTCAGACTTCCTTCGACAGAGACGACaatttgcatgtttatttgCAAGTCAACGGCTATTGTCAGTCATGACaagttaattttctgttgaAATTTTCTTCTTCAGAAAGCATAACAAGAAGTGGACAGAGAGTCACTTCACATGTTACTgacatacaaaaaaatgtactgtagaAACATTAAAGGTTCAGTCTGCAATATTTAGACTGGAATATAATGCAATATAGCATCATCAATTTATATTATTGAGGTATGCTAGATTTATTAGAAAAGATGACATAATGTTCATAACTaataaaaatcaacatttgCAAAGTCAAGTTAAAGTCAATAAATGTGAACTGCTGTTCACTGATTCCTTCTTTAAAGAAGAGTtattgaaaaacacacataaaaatcaCACTTTTTTACTGGCTTGTCTTGTGACTTACATGTGTATATTTCCTGTGATTTTATAGATTTTTATAGTGATAATAATTTTTATAGTCGCTAGCGTTAGATGCACTCTTGATTCGATTGAACATAATAgtgtactgctgaaaaagtaaaagcgTTTATGTCCATGCTAAACTCTAACCcctagtgtaacacaaatgaaaatacttcccaaaagaaaaagctgtactgcagacttcaaagtgcagatAATAAAGCCTGCAGTGAAATCCAAAGCTAACTCcaaagaaaaagtgttttttgaaTGTGGTGATTTTCACACGGATTGGACTGTGTCTGGTTTATGATATGGTATATAGTTAGGTATGCAGAGATAGCAAAGTTAGCACCCAAGATACTTAATGAATCACAGTGGAATGTTTCTAATGCCCAGTGGTAAAGTTGTGTGTGAAGCTTGGTGTAGTATTAAGGGATAGAATAATTTGGGAGTACTAATGTTTAACTAGTGGTTAGTGTAGACAGAGATTAGAAGCGCGAATAGAACTCAGGGCGACCCGAGCAGGAACTGGGGGTCAAGAGGTTAGGTCTGACTAAATATCACCATGCCCTCTCAGGGATGATACAGGCCTTTAGGGCCTAATAGATACAGTTCCAGTGCCTAAAAGAAGGGCTGTGAGAGTAGCTACCAGAATGaaggtaaagtaaaagtaaagtaaaaactacaaagtgtgtaaaataaatgaatgaataataaatcTGTGTGCTGAAAAGTGTAAAAGTAAACACCTGAAATGAGTAAAATAGAGAAGTAATAAAGCACAAAGGTGTACTGTGACAGAGTGGAAGCAGAGTTGAGGATGGATGAATACATAGAATTTGTTTACTGTAGTTTACTGTagaattaaaggaaaaagaaaaggatttAGTGCTACATGCATGTGCCAAAGAAAGAAGAATGGGAATGGAAGGCCAGACCACTCCTCTATTCTCAGACTCAAGCAGGCAAACAGGAGTAAGACATCCCACTGCCAGATTTAAGCAAAAGACCAGAAGAAGGACAGTGTACATCAGACTTGTACCCAGATCTGAACCAAAAAAGAATTTGAAAATCACACAGCTGGTCTATCAGTGGACCTGTGCAGTACTGAAGAGAATGAGCTGGAGTTAGACTGTTTACAGCAGCACAATAGTGCCTGGAAACCAGAGAGTCCCTCGTCATATAAACACTATACATCACAGCTGACAGACCGACCAGGAAAGCTCAGCACTTCAACCCCGGACAGATGATgccagagagagcagagagagaggtgggCACTGATGAATTATACCAACTGCAGAGAGTGGTTGATAAACCTCACACTGTTGTGTATTATCCCTGGAAACTAAAAGCCATGCATAGGCAAACTGCATATCCTGTGTGTATCTTTGAAAGAACATATCTATATAAAGGAAAGTATTAAATGAGAAGCCTGAGCACAGAACCGTATCAAAAAGATCTTAGGAAGACAGGTGTGATTAATGTCCTGGACTTAAGACCATGCATGGAGGAAGAAGGGACTTCCTGGATAAGTCTTAGAGACTGTCATTGTATATAACGCTGAGTGTCTGTTACCACTGTATGCATTttagaagtaaataaaaaattgagAATGGGAGATGGGGGGAATCACGCCAAGGCCCAGAGAAGAGTTGGGTGGGGTGTGGTTCCCCCAGCATCTTTAAAAAAGGAATTAAGAGAAGGGAATAAACCAGTATGACCAAAAAAGGGAAATTACTGTGAGATGAAAAAGAGGTGGGTCTAGGGGTGTGAACCAACCCCTAGACCAAAGGTAGAAAAGCAGGGAGCTTGAGGAACATTGTCAGTATACCCTGGGCTAACTCACCTcgtctgtactgtgttttgtgaataagCACCTGTGCACTTGGATTCAAGActctctctcctgtttgtgATCCTAATGAAGAGGATAACCAGCTATACTTAGTGAGTTTGATGCAGTTTTAGTCCAGTCAGATTGGCAACCTCCCAAAAGTAATAAGGACAACCAGACACGACAACGCTCTTCCCTCTCACAGCAGTGGAccaagaggaaaggaaaaaggcTGGCAGagtgatgatgaagaggagacTGAACAGCTGAGAGTCTTTATTAACAAAGAGCTGCAGAGGGGACAACGGAGTGAGGAGACCACGCCAGCTGGGCATGAGTGGGATGAGATAATTAAACGAAGAACCAAGCAAAGTAAAAAGGTGCGTTCCATTGATCCAGTGGAGGTGAACAGGGAAAAGGCAGCCAGCTGAGGGGGGCTCTCAGGAAGACAGAGCCACAGAGCTACAACATACATGTCACAGGTGACACACGGCTGGTAAAGAATGAAGACGGAGAGCCCCTCACCTCAAGGAGAAAGATGTACAGCACGATTGCCGGAGCGTCGCTGACACAGACTAACTTCACAAGAGGGGGCACAAAGCCCCACACAGTATCAGTGACAATGGCAGTGCAGCCCACAGGCCCTGAATCCTCTGAGGAAGGGCCTTCAGGGATGAGGAACCCCTTGATCCCACACCCGGATGGGAAAGGGCACTCCTCTGAAGAGCTCGATTCTGATTCATCctgtctcttcttttctgtgtcTATTATTCTTGCTAACCCTGACCTTTGAATGGGGGCACAGGGTGGGGGTTTTACCTCttgcaggaaaataaaaaagatgacatGTGAAATCAGTAACCTTGCTCCTTGGCCAAATATAGACAAACTGAACAAGCcttagaaataaaaactgaagtagGAAGTGCAGGGGGAATTACACCAGGCcctgagaggaggagatggCCGGGGTGTGATCTCAGACGCAGTGTACACTATACATCTCATCACGCCCCTCGGGTTGAATGGGGGAGGCGCCTCCGGCTGGAAAAATCCCCTTAAACTGTAAAGTTGCGCGATCAAGTGTTTCTCGTCTGCATCAATGCGCTCGGCTCCTGAAAACACATTAGCGCGCACTGTGTAAAGTCTTTAGGCGACCTGAAAGAGCTGTGACCGCGTCTTTACTCCCTCCAGAGCTGTGATGACAACCAGAAGCAAGTTCCGTTTCAGAGCCAGCGCTGTGCTGATCATCAGCCTGGGGTGTCTGCTCTGCGTCGCTGACTCGATGAATGTGAAGGAAGTAGTGGTAAATATCTTTTTGCTTTATATTTGGATACAGGTGTTTGCTGTAAATCAATGATCAATTCTGAGgcttattatatattatataaactGAGCAGTGTGTCAATTTTGATTTTTGAATTACAGCAGATGATGAAGGAGCAACTTCAAGAAATAGAGGAAGTCATGAAATCTGAAAAGGTGGGTTATTAAATGACTTGAAAACTGTGTTTCATGGCAATAAAGTTCACCTGCATTGTTTGACCTCCCTTCTTTTTGAATTTCCTGTCCTACAGGCAAAGTTTGAGTCGAGCCGTGACATCACTTTGAAGATTATGAGTGAAAATATAGCCAAAGTGAAGCTTTTGAGATCACTCAAACACGTGTCTAGATCAGAAGTGGAACATATGGAGGACTACACTAATAGCAACAATGCCTTCATTAGAAGCTCATTCGACAACATTGCTGCAAAACTGCAGGAGCATGAATCAGAGCTGGAAAAGGTCAAGACCCAAGTCAGATTATTGGAGCTGGATATCAGTCGTCAGGAAGATActtcagtttattattattattattgagttTGTCTGTAGCGTCAGTAATCTTTTagcttttctctctcacttgtcctacataacaaaaaacataatgaaactTTACAAATGATTTCTTCTAGCATAGTATGTGGCTATTTTCTAAACAAGGTTTATGTACGTTTTATGTTGCCATGTTTGTGTATTATCTCAGAAAACTGAGTCATAaatatattcagtgttttaatgtgctTATGTTAAGAAAAAATGAACCAAAGGTACTCAGGATGACATGTGAAATCAGTAACCTTGTTCCTCGACCAAATGTAGCCAAGCTGGAACAAGCCTTGAAGCACCTGCTGCAGAGACAGTCACTATATACATTTGAGAACCACTGTTAACTGGCCATTGACCATGTATGGAAATAAAGACTGAGGTTAAGGATGCAGGGGAGTTCCAGGCGGCgctgagaggaggagatgggCAGGGTGTGATCCCCAGgtgcttttaaaaaacagaataatgtaTAGGTGAGACACGGATATGACCAAAATAGGGAAAATAATAGTAGCAAACAGGCATGTTAATAAGATGAAAGAAGGTGGTCCAGAGGGTGGATACCAACCTTATGGACAAAGGTAAATAAACAGGGAGCTTGAGATAGCACTTCAGTCTCCCCTGGGTTAACTCACattgtctgtactgtgttttgtgaataaacacctgtgcgTTTGGAGCCAGCTACCTCTCTTCTGTTCTGTGACCCTACTGAGAAGGTTTGTTCTTCATAGTACGTGAGTTTGATGCAGTTATAGGTAAGTCAGATCAGAGTCTTCAGTCAAGAAACAAGGTCGTCCAGACACGACACCATACAGTAGTGGGGCCAGTCCCCGATTTATTGTGTATAAGGCCCCACATATACCAGGACTGTGAAATGAATATAAGGATGAACACAGTAAACTACAGTCAGTGTATGTCTGGGGATCACTCAGGTTTATTTGCAACTGTTGTAGTACATAATAAACCTTTGGCTCAGACTTTGGTCGACTTGTGAGTTTGATTTCAAACACTGAAAGAAGAGAGGAACAGTGTTTGTGGGGAGCTCATCAGCTGCTCTCAGCCTTGGTCTGAGAAAACCTTCAAGCGAATGCCACACTTGAAAGTTAATGTCATGCTAGACACATGTTAGGGAAATGAGCAAGGAGTGCATTTTTAGCTTACTTCCGCTTTCTGACAAACAGCTTATACATATATTCTTCAGTGAATTCATAATATTGTTTTGCTCACATGATTGCTAGAGTTGTGCAGGTCCCTTATATAGGGAAAGAAGGTTAGAAGCACTGTCCACACGGTGTGAAGGGACATACAGGGTGAGAGAAGAAGGGGCCTTCAGGAAGAATGCActgcttacacacacagactgttgTAGGAAGTGTTGACAACGGAGCTCAGGCTTAGAGTGAAGACAGTGCTGTGGATAAAAAGCTGAGGCCACACAGAGGACAAACTATGTAGCTTGTGAAGGATTCTGaaaagtcatatttcacataaagaaaaaacattaaagcacAGAGAGGTAttacatgtgtgtttatgtgtgagtaAAATGCTCTGCAGTAAAAACCTTATATGGAAAAGAAGAGTACATGATACTGTGTGTCATATATCATTGTATGTATCCAAGAATCTAACAAAGGATTGAGAAGAGAGGGTGGGGAGAATCACACCAAGCCATAGCAGAAGAGTTGGGCAGGGTGTGGGTCCCCCGGCATCTTCAAAAAAGGAAACACCTGTGCACTTGGATTCAATGGTCTCTCTCATGTTTGTGATCCTGATGAAGAGGATTGCCAGCTATACTTAGTGAATTTAATTCAGTTATAGTTTAGTCAGATTGAAAGCTTCCCAAAAGTGACAAGGACACCAGGACACGTCAACAGGAACAGACAGCATTATGGGTGCGTGTGCACAGTTCTTCAAATGGTCAGGAAACAGTAGAGGGGTAAACGATATCTTATAAGGAGTGGTTGAGAGACAGGGTTCAAACCATACAGACAGGTTTCTGAACAGGGTGCTGGCTCAAGAAGGTTGGAGGAGAAGAGTGCCGAGGGGCTGGGACCAGCTCAAATCCTGATTTGGAAGATTTCACTCTGTGGCgcagaaacactgaatgttTGAGTAAACAGCTTTCTGTCATACAGGAATTAAACATGCTTTTGTCACAGAATATCTATGGTCATGTCTGGCATTTTTAGTGCTACGCAAAATCTGTTTTAAGAAACTTCATcaataataatttaacaatatttattaattatgaTTTAAGATGGATTCCTGGGGTATAAGCCAGTCCCTCACCAACACAACCATCTGACAGGATtgtgtgagaaaacacacagtcaaaagGTGCAGAATTTACTTTCAGTTTTGGTCCAGCTAAAAAAGCACTCCACCTTCTTCATATAGCAACAGTAATACTGTGTTAACAAcaaatttttagattttattacaaaacaacacgacaaaacaatacattttattttagaccAGTCTGTGAGGCTAAAATAAATTTCACAGCCTTTAAAAATCATTTCCTTTCTGCCTCGGTAGCTGTCAAGTTTCTTGTGTCTTTCGTTTTAGGTGTCAGTGTAGGCAGGAAGCGCCTGCTCATGGCCAGTGTAGTTAATGACTCGTCTCTAACAgtgatgtctgtctgtttgaAGCCCAGGACAGGTGCAGTCTGATTAGGCAGTCTATGGCTCAGCAGTTTTTTGGTGCCTTTGGACTCAGGGATTTTGAGTGGCATGTCAGAGACAGATAAAAACAGTGAGACACAGGAGAAGTGCAAAAAGACTCAAATTGCACTTTTTTTGCAGTGCCATTAGGAAAACAGAATGAGAGCTAATAACAACAGAAGTTAAGGAGAAAGACAATATGGCTTTTCCATGTCCAAACATGTAGACATTTCATCTTTGATTCTTTTGAACTGCCTAACATCCCACTCCTGTTCACGTCCACAGAAAACTTATTAAACTTATATTTACACGTTTTATTTACAtctgacacatttatttaactGTGGCTCTCATCCTGACGAACTCATAATAAATAGTCTATTCCAACACTGTAGtatgtttctttgtcttgttcttTCCATACATCTCACATGCTTAGTTATAAACGTATCTTATATTCTCTTATacctctgtcatctctcttcatgCCACAGTTCCCATTCAAAGGCATTTGGCAGTATCCATTTTGCATTTCTCCCAGTAGTAGTATGTTTATTTGTGGGCAGCAAAGTGGCGCAATCAATATTTCATATTGAACTTTCTTCACACCTAGCCAGTGGAGCTGATGATTTAAACATGGGATAGCTGGCAATGTCCTCCTCTAGTCCTTTTATTCCTTCCCCTAACCCATCCCCCAACCCCTCATCCACCTCATCCCCCTCCCCCAGTTCACTCTCTCCCCCCTTGGGCCTTTCCCTCTCCCCCGTCCTTCCATCCAGCATGTCTGCAGCTAAAATGTCTGAGGCAAACTTCAGCCCACCGCTGCTTGCATACAGAGCATTCCCGTGGCCATTGCTTGGGTTGCTGTGGATCATGGTGCCGCTGTAACTGTTACTATGGGGACCACCATTACCCTGGCTGCTAAGGAgggttgttgttgtggttgtggttgttgtcCCATTTCGTTTGTCAGTCAGCCGAAATGCCTCGGACATCAAGCTGGCACTGCTAGGAGACTGCGGAGTGGTCGAGGAGCCCAGCAAGTCCCGGCCCTTCTCTGACGACAGTGAATTATCTGGCAGGCGGTTGCCCTTACAGTTATTGCGGCGCCGCCGGGTCATGAAGTACAAGAGTAATACACCAAACACTAAACCCCCGCAGAAGAAAAGGATGTATATCGCCATGATGTGACGACCTCCAGCCTTCGCCACTGTTCCTCCTGCAGTTGGGCCCTCTAATGACAGCTGATAGGCTGCTCTGCGGCAGGGGGCGGGGTCTCTGATACCTGATCCTGTCTcctggagaagaagagagagttGCTTATCTGGTTGACTGCACCTTGTTCTACCTTAATAGATCTGTGTGTAAAGTGAGAATTATGCAGCGGACAGGCTGCAGTAACAACATAAGttacaaatgaaaagcagaattGAAAAGCagcaatttgtttgtttgcgtGCTCATAGGTTGTACCTGGCATGTGCAGATGTACATTCCCAGGCTTTCCTCTGTGACAGTCACCTCCAGGTCAGAGTGGTGCTGCCTGGTGTGTCTGTGCGGAGGATGCTCCCAAATACAGGGCCTGGGAGACAGCTGGACGCACGGCAACAGGAGACGCAGGCCGACGGAAACTCGCAGCTCCCTGATGGAGGGGGAGCAACGCCCTGCGGGGGAGGGCAGGttttacacacatttgaaaGCGACAAGGAGTTTGACACTTACACAGTTAGCAATCTCTAAATCAAGGCACAAAAATGGGATTCACTTACTTTCCTGTATATCACATTTCGAGGCATCATCTACCGTATCACCTGGATCAGccctggacacacacaaaatgaagtcACACTAGAGTTTTAACAGGAACAAAGAGCTGCCTTTGATTTAGCTTTTTTGTGATATATCTTGAAGAATTACTTTGCTGCTGAGTTCTGGCAGGCTCCTTCCCGTTTGTTCCACATACAGCCCAGTCCTCTGGCTCTGGCACACACTTCACAGTTGAGATACAGAGTGCAGCCTTTGGCCTGGACACGGGCCAGTGACAGAGGGCTGCCCACCACAGCCTGGCCCTGGAAACACAAGGAACTGTTACAAAATGACTCAACAATAAAACTGATGTGTCACAGATGAATACAGACAATAGCTGTGTGAGTTTGAGGAGGTATGTGCTTGGATGCAACAGCCCTATACCTTGTGCAGTAATATATTGTTAATGGGCTCCTGTGAGCTGAACAGAGGAATCTCCTGCAGTAAGGTGGTGTTCTGGCCCACTACTTCCACCTGGTGGAGCTCCCCACGGTCTGCAAATCGCACAAACATATATGGTCAACAATAAATCCTGAACTTTAACTGATCCTTTAACTACAGGAAAAAATGACCTTCTCCacaatattctaatttattgagatgcacctgttTATCGTTTATCTGCCATGTCCATTACTTTTATGTCTATGTCCTATTTAAACAACTTTCATCTGTATTCTGGGTAGTTTTGACCATCAGTTTGAGTTTATCTCTGTGTTGCGTATCCACCTGTTCCAAGGTGGAGCACCACTCCTCTCGGCTCCACCTGGCTGTCTCTCTGGTTTACTGCCAGCTTGGTGTATCTAATTCCTTTCCGGACCAGCAGGGGCGCCGCAGTAACGCTGGTCTCCATTAGAGGGTGGTCCCTCACGAATGTCAGCACCTTATCTGGAAGTTTTAGGGAGGTGTCAAATCCTTCAGCCTTTAATGCACTGTTCAGACACTAAAAAGGACAGAAGACAAAAGTTGTGGGGAGTCTGAGTCATTTACAGTAGAAGAGTAGAATATAAAGAAAGGCATTGTGGGAAGTATAGTCAGATAAGAGATATATAGTTTAATACCTGACCAGGCCTCGGTGTGGGGACAGGTTCAGGGTTGATCCAGTTTTCACAGGTCTTCCTCAGCTCTTTAAAGGGGCCATCCAACACTTTGCTGATGtcagacagactgaaaacacacactgctgacagCTCTTCATGCTCcctaagaaaaagaaaaagaatggtTCTAGTCTGTTCTCTGAAGTCCCATGAAAAGGATCCACTTTGCACTTCACCCTTGCTCGTTTTTCAGCTTACCACTGGGAGCTAAAGAGTCCATAGAAGTGTGTGCTGCTGGGGTCGCCTTGTGTGTGCTGCATGGTGAAGACATCGGTCAAGATGTTGTAGCGCTGATTGCTGGgtttgtcctcacacaccaacTGGGCCTTGAGGAAGGTGGTCCAGCGTCTCTGCAGAGTCTTCATCCCTCCCACATCAGACTGAACAAAGGGGGAAAGACACGCTCACTGGGGATTCACTTAAggcaaatgagaaaataatcagtCCCTCATTCAAGATGTTGGGTTACCTTGCAGACTCGTGCCACCCTGGGGACTTTGACTTTGGTGTAGAGGTCGTACTCTTTGGCCACTTCGGTGAAGAAGAAGTAGATCTtgtcatcatctccagtgggGTTGCCGTCTGCAGACTGCTCTATGAAGGCTGAGCTCACAAACTCTGGGTCTGAAAAAAATACcaagtgaaaatgtgtttgtgttgtggtgtcAAAAGGATACTGGGGGTTTACAAGTGAACATGTGCATGAATGTCTCACCACTGAGCCAGTTGATGGATCGTTCGGTTCGGATGCGATCCTGCTCAGGGCCCGTTGCCCGGGAGATGTCGAACAGCGTTCCCAAGAAGTTACTGGTAGCTGCTGTATATAAAATACcacctagacacacacacacacacacacacacacacataaatatacgTCAGCTCAGGCTTACATACTGATGAACCAGACAAGATGTAATCAGTCGATAGTCCAGCGACACTTACCTGCCATAACAGCTGTGTAGTGCTGACTAGGCTCAAAGGGACACTTGCCCTTCCCCGTCTCCATCTTCACCCCCCCATCCTCAGCTTTCTCCAGGGTGAAGGAAGAGAGCTCCTGAGGGATGACGAAAAGAAGCCGAGATAAAGACAACTCTGATAACCTAAATTAATAATAGGAGCTTTTTACTGTAGATTATTTTTCTAAACTGATTGTAGTGACGATTCTTGCCAGTTGTCTTGTTTCCTACAGTGACATTATAACTGACTCTAA
The window above is part of the Mastacembelus armatus chromosome 18, fMasArm1.2, whole genome shotgun sequence genome. Proteins encoded here:
- the sema4f gene encoding semaphorin-4F isoform X2, which encodes MTPGGATMLLLPALWLISGSSWAATLSGQEGVYNRKDIILDPETFGGVSNFTTFLLDHSTGRLFLGARDAILSIDTNGLAKPPHKITWDVPEEKRRSCVAKGKTEVDCHNYIRLLEFLGDGRVYVCGTYAFDPQCAFLELSSFTLEKAEDGGVKMETGKGKCPFEPSQHYTAVMAGGILYTAATSNFLGTLFDISRATGPEQDRIRTERSINWLSDPEFVSSAFIEQSADGNPTGDDDKIYFFFTEVAKEYDLYTKVKVPRVARVCKSDVGGMKTLQRRWTTFLKAQLVCEDKPSNQRYNILTDVFTMQHTQGDPSSTHFYGLFSSQWEHEELSAVCVFSLSDISKVLDGPFKELRKTCENWINPEPVPTPRPGQCLNSALKAEGFDTSLKLPDKVLTFVRDHPLMETSVTAAPLLVRKGIRYTKLAVNQRDSQVEPRGVVLHLGTDRGELHQVEVVGQNTTLLQEIPLFSSQEPINNILLHKGQAVVGSPLSLARVQAKGCTLYLNCEVCARARGLGCMWNKREGACQNSAAKADPGDTVDDASKCDIQERRCSPSIRELRVSVGLRLLLPCVQLSPRPCIWEHPPHRHTRQHHSDLEVTVTEESLGMYICTCQETGSGIRDPAPCRRAAYQLSLEGPTAGGTVAKAGGRHIMAIYILFFCGGLVFGVLLLYFMTRRRRNNCKGNRLPDNSLSSEKGRDLLGSSTTPQSPSSASLMSEAFRLTDKRNGTTTTTTTTTLLSSQGNGGPHSNSYSGTMIHSNPSNGHGNALYASSGGLKFASDILAADMLDGRTGERERPKGGESELGEGDEVDEGLGDGLGEGIKGLEEDIASYPMFKSSAPLARCEESSI
- the sema4f gene encoding semaphorin-4F isoform X1; the protein is MTPGGATMLLLPALWLISGSSWAATLSGQEGVYNRKGEDIILDPETFGGVSNFTTFLLDHSTGRLFLGARDAILSIDTNGLAKPPHKITWDVPEEKRRSCVAKGKTEVDCHNYIRLLEFLGDGRVYVCGTYAFDPQCAFLELSSFTLEKAEDGGVKMETGKGKCPFEPSQHYTAVMAGGILYTAATSNFLGTLFDISRATGPEQDRIRTERSINWLSDPEFVSSAFIEQSADGNPTGDDDKIYFFFTEVAKEYDLYTKVKVPRVARVCKSDVGGMKTLQRRWTTFLKAQLVCEDKPSNQRYNILTDVFTMQHTQGDPSSTHFYGLFSSQWEHEELSAVCVFSLSDISKVLDGPFKELRKTCENWINPEPVPTPRPGQCLNSALKAEGFDTSLKLPDKVLTFVRDHPLMETSVTAAPLLVRKGIRYTKLAVNQRDSQVEPRGVVLHLGTDRGELHQVEVVGQNTTLLQEIPLFSSQEPINNILLHKGQAVVGSPLSLARVQAKGCTLYLNCEVCARARGLGCMWNKREGACQNSAAKADPGDTVDDASKCDIQERRCSPSIRELRVSVGLRLLLPCVQLSPRPCIWEHPPHRHTRQHHSDLEVTVTEESLGMYICTCQETGSGIRDPAPCRRAAYQLSLEGPTAGGTVAKAGGRHIMAIYILFFCGGLVFGVLLLYFMTRRRRNNCKGNRLPDNSLSSEKGRDLLGSSTTPQSPSSASLMSEAFRLTDKRNGTTTTTTTTTLLSSQGNGGPHSNSYSGTMIHSNPSNGHGNALYASSGGLKFASDILAADMLDGRTGERERPKGGESELGEGDEVDEGLGDGLGEGIKGLEEDIASYPMFKSSAPLARCEESSI